The Streptomyces sp. BHT-5-2 genomic interval AGGTGTAGCCCTGGGCGTCGAGCTGGTCCAGCAGCTTGGCGAGTGCTGCGATGCTCTGTGAGCGGTCGCCGCCGCCGTCGTGCATCAGGACGATCGAGCCCGGGTGCAGGTTGCGGTTGATGTTCTGCAGGATGGTGGCGACGCCCGGCCGTTTCCAGTCGTCGGAGTCGTCGCTCCAGCCGATCGATCGAAGCCCGTGCTGGGCGGCGATGTTGCGGATGAAGGGTTTGAAGTCACCGCCGGGTGCCCGGTAGTACCAGAGCTTGGCCCCGGCGCCGGCCGCGTCGGATATCTCCTGCTGGGCGTCGGCGATCTCGTGGACGTTGTAGTCCAGCGGCATGCTGCTCTGCCGCTCGTTGTGGTGTACGGAGTGGTCGCACAGCCGGTCACCGGCGGCGACAATCGCCTTGGTGAGGTAGGGATAGCGCTGCGCGTGCGGACCTATCTCGCAGAACGTGGCCTTGGCGTGGTGCTGGGCCAGCAGCGCCAGTACCTGGGGCGTCCAGCGCGGGTCCGGACCGTCGTCGAAGGTCAGCGCGACTGATTTACCGCCGTCCTGGGTCTTGAGCTGGAGCGCGTTGCTCACTTTGAGCCCGTTCGGCGAGCCGGCCCGAGCGCTGCCCGGGCCGCCCGGCCAGGCGGCGGCCGAGGAGGAGGGGGCGGCGGGTGAGGGGGAGGTCGACGACGAAGGTGACGGCGCGATGCTCGTCGCCGAGGACGACGCGCTGTGCGACGGGGGAGGGGTGGCCGAGCCGGTGGCAACGACGGGGCGGGCGGCTGAAGTGGGTGGCGGCCCGGCCGTCGACGACGTCTGGGCCGCGTGGGCTCCGTACGTCGCCAGGGCGGCTGCGCTGAGCGCTACCGCAACGGTGGCTGCCGTCTTCTTCGCATTGGCCGATGCCACAGCGGGTCCCTCCAGAGGCATCCCGGGGGATGCCTGTTCAGCGGTGACGGGTGGTGGTGTGTCGCGCACGGGCAGGCGTGGGGGAGCGGGCTGTGCGGCGGTCGTCGTGGGCTTGTTTCTGGAGCCGCGGTGACGATTCGACGGCCGGATGAGCCTGCTCCTGGTTCGCTCACCTCTTGTGACGGACTGGATGCGAATAGTCCGTTTTATGCGCTATGTCTATAACGGTAGGGGAAGTCGGGGTCATGGCCCAGGGGCTCGCTGTGTGATCTGCATCCCCTTTGGACCTGCGGAGACGTGGAGGTGTGCCGCAGGCTCCGCCGCCGCGAGATTTCGGGGCGGCTTTCTCCGTGTGGCCGCCCCGCCCTCGGGTGCTGGGCGCGCTGCGCGACGCGGGGCACGTCGAGCGAGGGTGGGCGGGACCGCATCGCTTGGCCCCTCGCCCATGCGGACTCCAGCTGACCGTCGACCTCGCTCTGTAGCCGCGTTGACGCGAAGCGTGGCATCGCGCTCGGTATGCGTACCTCAGCCGCGGGCTGCGGCCGAGCGCCGCGGCCCCGGCTCGATCCCACTCCTCCGGCCCTGCCCTTCAGCCGCCGCTATCAGCCGTGATCGGGCAGGTCGCCGAGCGTGATGGCGTCGGCCGCGCGGGCGAGGCCGGCGGGCGTGACCGTCCTGCCGTCGGCCTTGTCCTGCGCGATCTGCTGGTTCTTGCCGACGTAGCCGCGCATCCCCTGCTCGTAGCGGGCGAAGGCCGCACGGTGATCGTCGTGGTTGTCGGCGAGTTCCCTCACAAGCACGTAGGCGCCGACCAGCGCCATGCTGGTGCCCTGGCCGGAACGCGGTGAAGGGCAGTAGCCCGCGTCACCGACGAGCACGACCCGCCCGTTGGACCAACGATCGAGGCGGACCTGGCTCATCGAGTCGAAGTAGAAGTCCGGCGCGTCCCACATGCTCGCCAGCAGCCTGGGCGCCACCCAACCAACGCCGGCGAAGCGCTCGACGAGAATGTTCCTTTGTCGGTCCAGATCCCGGTGGTCGAAGTCGAGTTGCCCCGACCCGAAGTGCAACATCGCCCGTGCCTCGGTGTTCTGCCGCGCGCTGTAGAGACCGACCAGTGTGTCACCAGCCGTGTGGTACACCTGCCAACGGTCCAGGCCGAGGAAGTTCTCCACACTGAAGATCGCCAGATGACTGCCGAGGAAGTGCATGAACTGCGACTCCGGGCCGAAGGCCAACCGACGTACGCCGGAGTGCAGTCCGTCCGCGCCGATCACCAGGTCGAAGCGGCGCGGGCGGCCATGCCGGAAGCCGACCTCGACGGCGTCGTCGTCCTGCCTGAGGGAGGTGATGACATCGCCGAACACATACTCCGTTCCCACGCGGCCGGCGTCGAACAGCAGGGTCGTCAAGTCGTCACGCATGATTTCGACGTCGTCGTTGTCGATCAGCCCGCCGGTCAGGGTGGCCTCGGTGGATCGGGTCAACTCCGCACCTCCACCGTCGACGAACGACATGCCGCGCATGCCTGTCGTCCCGGCCCGGACCGCGTCGAGCAGCCCCATCCGTGCCACGACCTGTAGCGCGATCCCACGGACGTCGATGGCCTGGCCGCCCCTGCGCAGGCCCGGCGCCCGCTCCACGACAGTCGGATGGAACCCCGCACGTCGCAACCAGTGAGCCAGCGCCAGTCCCGCCACACTCGCCCCGGAGATCAAAACATCCCTGTTCCGCACAACCCTCTCCCCTCCCCGTCCCGGTGCTGCCGAGGCGCGTCTGCGCGACTGCACCGCCCGCGCTTCGCAGACACCTCGAGTCTTGGGACACCGGGGCCGGGACGGCAATGCAAAGATCGGCACGCAATTGTTGCGCTGTGGGCAATGGCGTGAGCTGGGCAAGCC includes:
- a CDS encoding polysaccharide deacetylase family protein, producing MSNALQLKTQDGGKSVALTFDDGPDPRWTPQVLALLAQHHAKATFCEIGPHAQRYPYLTKAIVAAGDRLCDHSVHHNERQSSMPLDYNVHEIADAQQEISDAAGAGAKLWYYRAPGGDFKPFIRNIAAQHGLRSIGWSDDSDDWKRPGVATILQNINRNLHPGSIVLMHDGGGDRSQSIAALAKLLDQLDAQGYTYSFPTR
- a CDS encoding FAD-dependent monooxygenase, which translates into the protein MQSRRRASAAPGRGGERVVRNRDVLISGASVAGLALAHWLRRAGFHPTVVERAPGLRRGGQAIDVRGIALQVVARMGLLDAVRAGTTGMRGMSFVDGGGAELTRSTEATLTGGLIDNDDVEIMRDDLTTLLFDAGRVGTEYVFGDVITSLRQDDDAVEVGFRHGRPRRFDLVIGADGLHSGVRRLAFGPESQFMHFLGSHLAIFSVENFLGLDRWQVYHTAGDTLVGLYSARQNTEARAMLHFGSGQLDFDHRDLDRQRNILVERFAGVGWVAPRLLASMWDAPDFYFDSMSQVRLDRWSNGRVVLVGDAGYCPSPRSGQGTSMALVGAYVLVRELADNHDDHRAAFARYEQGMRGYVGKNQQIAQDKADGRTVTPAGLARAADAITLGDLPDHG